Genomic DNA from Chanos chanos chromosome 6, fChaCha1.1, whole genome shotgun sequence:
AGTTCACTATGTCTTATTTACATTCGACAACTCAGTGAACTCTTGTATACAGATGTTCTGAGGGTGACATGCGCTCATCAGGTAAGTGTTAGGAAAAATTGATTTTCCCGTATCATACCTAAGTGGAAAGCTTTGTTAGAGGAAGGGTAAGCTCAGCCTTACTGTCTCAGATAATCCTTACTGGGTCAATACAATTGAATGTGTGGCCATAGCGGATTGTGTTGTGAGGGCAGACTTTCCCTTGGTGTTTTGTATTGCACTGACGTAAATCCCCACACCACGTTCGTTTAGTCTGGTCTGCAGTGTACTGTGGAAGGACAGTGGTGATATGGGGCATGTTATGGCATGAGTAAAATCCATGTAAGTACAATTTAAAGGGCGTAGCCTCTGAGCAGGTTTGAGATGAAAATTCAGAGTGAATGGCTAAtttacacaggtcagtgtgCAGCTCTGaatatacatgtttttgtttttgtacatgaAGCACTGATTCGAGCAAAGGAAGAAAACTCACGAGTTGAGGGTCTGCAGGGATCACTGTGGGTGCTGTCATTTGATTGGTTGCTGGACACGGAGGACACGCTAGCACTCCGAACAAAGCCAAAGGCAGCCAGTCGAGCAGCCGGTAAGTGAGAGAAACCAGGAGGCCGTAAACCGGACTGACCTGGTTTAGGGAGTAGGGACTTCGGTGCAGTCTCTGGGGGTGGTTTCTTTTGCTCCACTGGAAACAAGAGGATGCAATGTGTTATTTCATATAACCACAGATACTGAACCATCTGTTTCCATCAGGAAAAAAGAGTGCGAAGTACTAGACACCAGAAAACCCGTAACTATGACTGTGTGCATATCTGTAGCCCAAGGCTCATGCCATTGGTAGGACCACTGTGTATCAAAATTCTATTTTCAAAATAGCCCTGCGTTACCTTTCATCATTTAACTTAATTACAGGCATGTTTATTAGCAGACAAGTTGTTGCAAACAGTGATAGCGATTGGTTAGATTTCTGTTCAGTAAGTCTGCAGGGCTGATTCAGACACTGTATTACAGTCATTTTAAGTACCAAGAGAATGACATCACTCTCCAAATGCCTCTCAAAAGGTTCTCCAGAAAGATGGGACAATGCTCTCAGCCCATTTCTCTAGCACTGACAGGGTTTCATTCAACGGTGAATGctccctctccatctgtcaCAAATTCCTCTGGATGAATTTGTCTTTGATCAAACTGCACtccaccttttctttctttctttcttttttttttttacagaaaagacTGACAATCCATTCATCAGCCTGAGTTCATCTTCCACAACGTAAGCCTGTCTTCATGACACGCTATTAATATGTCAAAGAATCCTGACACTGAATGATGGGATCTTGATTTTTACATCTGAAGGGCTGAAGTGGATGTCAACGAATAAACGGAACGTCCCGTTCAGTGTTATTTCGAAACTGGGAATTATGTCAGCTAAGTCACTTGATGGGGACAGTACATATTCAAAATGTTCATTCATACAGCTTCATGTACTTGTATGAACAACTTGAAATCTTAAGGACTCATTAACTGACAATGCAAAATGTGACTGGtatcatctgttttttttaatctcttttttttttctttttcagcttcttGTCTTATACAGATTTTCCAATTTTGTTACATGATAACTTCTAGCCATCAGGTTAGATATGATTAAGTTGTATATACAGAAAGGAAACTGTGTGAAATACCAAATGCAATAACTATCTGTCAACATTTTTTAGATGCAGAATGAATGACTGGAGAGGAGTGAACACTGTGGGTGCACGGGTGCCATATGGAGAAAGGTGTCGGGAGTCACACTTCATACATATGCATGATTTGAAATGACTGTGGACTACAGTCTTTTATCTGGctgagtatgtgtgcgtttgcCCTGCAGTGAAATAATGAGGGAGAGATCAGCATGCAGGGAGCAGCTGTGAGGGTGAGAGTGTGGGCTCTCgtaacacagcaaaaaaaaaaaaagcaaaaaacttTTTTGGATGCTCTTCCAAATGAAACTAGATTATTTTACAGTAAATATTACTTTTTGggtgctcttccaaaacaaaTCTCTAGACAGCAGACAACCGATTCGGAGCATAACAGTAAGAAGATTTCCGACATAAAGCTCAACGATGAAAATCATAAATAGCATTTCTGAACACATATAATTCCACAGTCAAACAGTATTTCAGGTGATAATTCTGACAAATTACCCTTGATTAATATTGAATAATTATTCTGACCTGTGGCGTCTTGGAAAAAGTGGGTGGGCTGAGCAGCAGAAATTGGATGGCTGAGGGTTAAggatgacctttgacctgtcatCATTATCCTGTTTTTGGCTGCAGGTTGCCTAGCGACAGCTCCAACACCAAGCTGAGGCCTGAGAGTTCTAGGGGAGCGGTAAACACCAGCAACCTCATGTGGAGTAAACTGAGGAGCAGAGGGTCCTCCAGATCCTCTTCCCACCTAAAAGTCCAAACAAGACAGTTGTTCACTGTGAGGGACTGTATCATTTTCCAGTTAAAAACTGTATTCATCTATATTGATCCACCATGAGTATACCAGGTGcttaaattcacattttaaagacTTTCAGATTTAGTCTTTTAATGTATATTATGTCTTTGAACCATGAGTGTTCTCAGTatctctttctgtatttttaaatctttattaCTTCCTATAAAATGTGTGAATTCTCAGTTTTAGGGTTGTGAAACCTATTGGATTTTACATGCGGGAAAAATAATAACATCTTCGTAAGTTCTCACCTCATACAAATACTTCTCAGGTAGCTCTCCATGGAAACTCTCTGATTTGCCCACCAACTTATGAGGACCACTATGACCAGGAGGCCTCAGCCCAGTCACATGCAGACCTGGTGAGTAATGTCCCGTTCTCTGCATCTCCTGACGATACTTGTCATAGAGGATGTTGGAGGAACTTAGCACCGGTGAGGCCTTAGATCCTCctgctttctgttcttttgtggCTGATGGGCTGGTGTATGCAGTAAGCCTTGGAGGTAGTGTAGATACTTCATATGGGCCTTCAGCTGAATGTGTCTTTACCTGCGGGTTCTTACGCACATAGGTAATGATTTTTGGTCGGACATTTTTGGGTTTTTGAGGTGGGGAGGATTTCAGGTTCTTGCTCTCAGGCTCTGCCTTAGGAGGTTGTGGAGGAGGAATTGGTTTTGGGATGGAACTGCTGAGATGGCTTTTACTGGGGGGCCTTATACCACTTCTCTGAGGAGAATCACTTCTTTCCTGGCTTGTGGCTCTAGGACTGGCAGCCTTAGCTGGAGACGATAGCACCCTTCTTCTTGGAGACCACTGTGTTTTAGGGGATGGAGGAGTCGCAGGTCGAGAAGGGCTTCCCCATGGTCTCCGCTTTTCAAGACTGGACGGACTTGCACTACGTGCTCTCTCGAAAGATCCTTGTTTTTTGAATGCTTTTGACTCAGTACCTAAAGGATGTGTGGTTGTCCCTTTTGAACCTGATTCAGAAGTTTTTCGGCCCAGGTCAGAGTTTTCCTCACCTTGGAATTGTTTGCTGTGAATCTTATGGCCAATTTCCTGCTGGGTCTTTTCCGtagcagagagagactggatgctTTCTGATTTGATGGCCTGTTTCAAACACTGTTGGTCTGAAATTGTTTTTGCTTCAGTATAACCTTTTCTTTGTACAGATGGCTCATGTCTAAGCTCATGTTCTTCCACAGGCAAACATTGGGTATCTTCTGTGTCCTGATGGGAACTTACAGTTTGATTGTGCTCTCTTTTTGCATTAGATATGCTCCAGTTACATTCACTCACGCTGTTTGTTAGTGGACCTGAGCTCTCCTTGCAGGGGCTTATCCTCATGTCTTGAGCTGGTTGGTTTTCTTGTGCTTCTAAAATGGGTTCCTCAGCCAGAACAGTAGAGTTAAGGTTAAGGTCAACACTTCCCACATGGGTAGTGCTTTTTCCATAATGAACCTGAGCCCCATCTCCATGTGAAGTACTCCTGCTCCTATCTGAGATGGTGAGGCAAGACTGAGAGGTAAGCGTGAGGTCCTCAGAGAGGGTTCTATGTGGGCGTGAGGGCACATACCAAGAATCTGTAGTTTGACTGCGACCGGCGTTGTCCAGGGCACTAGCGAGGCTTCCTCCGAGACTGGACATTGTGGACAggcaagaaacaaaaacatcattttcagaACTGTATTCAGCCCCGGTACGTTCTGTTTCTATCCCCTTGTGGTTAGATATTTGAGAATCCGCAGGCTCATGCTCCTTTGAAAAATGCTGCGAGGCACTCTTATCTTCCCCACTGTCGTCTTTGGAGCGCATTGCTTCGGCTGGAGTGGCTTTGTAAGACAGGTGTTTTGCTATTGCTCCTGAATCTTTACAGTAGGTTTCGTCTTCCTCTACCAGGTACGCTTCCAGCTCCTGACACTCCAGCATCTCAAACTCAGCCAGTTCTGGGTCATCACACTGTGAATCCGTGCCCCAAATGATAATTTTGTCTTGCTCCTCACTGTGAGACACCAGTGAAGAAAAGGTGCCAATGACTTCAGTTGCGTTCCCATCTCCCCTTTGTATTTCATTGGCATTGGCATCTCCATCTGTGGcaactccagtctgtctgttattATTCCTGATTTCACTTTGGCCTTCTTCAAGCCTGGAGTCAACTGGGCCAAAATGTTCATCCTTCACGCTCATGATTCATATAAattctgtgtcctctctcaaAAGCAATCTCTCATCTCCAGAGCTCACATTTCAATGTTTTATCTCCTCTCCtggcttctctttctttcagcgTTTGCCGAGAGTAAATATTTGCATCATCTGTGATATTGGAGTACTGGATATGCTTTGGTGTATCACATCACAGGTAtcctaaaaataaaatagagaaAATCACCATATATTAAACACCATAACTCATTGCCTGACTTGATGCCACAGTATACGTATTTTTTtgacaaacagcacaaacattttATGCATTGAATACATATAATATGGTAAATCTTAAAATGTGATCTTCACAGTGGAAAGACTTTGAAAATGGAGTAattcaaaaataatatttttgaaaatgtgctaTTATTAGATTAGAGTGAATCTTATTAATCCcaaagaaaaagtgaaggaTGGTTATATTTGGAAAATGATTGCAAGTTTGGCCAAAATTACTTACTACTAACCTAGTGTGACTAACATCAGCAAAGACACTCCCTGAACATACACCTTGCTGCAGCATTTCATGGTCAGAAAATTGGTTTGCATGAGCTGAGAAGACTGGCATTTCACCCGCAGGGAAACCTGACATGACAACCAAAAGCAAAGTAACTGCTGTATGACGACACACCATAGAATCTGAGTCACTATACAGCAAGAGGAAGCTTATTTCATActgctaggtttttttttttctaaactagTTAATCTCAAACCAGATCCTCAAAAATATCTGTAAATCACACCAGTACATAACCTCCATCTCACGAGATCACACAAAATAGAATAGTGAATCATGGGAAATGGTTGAAAAAAATAGTACACTGCATGTAACAGCTCATATTTTGCCTAGCAACAGGCATGGCTCCATGACTGTCTCAGTGGGAGATCATTCCCTAAGGTATAGACACACAAATGTTCGGAATCAGAACAGCACTTCCGGGGAAAGGCAGGTGTAAAAACAGATCTCCCACGGGCCACATGAAGAGAGGAGCAGTTTCATAAAGAGAGGGGCTGGCATTGCATTTATGTAGTGAATAGATGAACTCATGTAGTGCCAATTTTCATACGTAAATGTATGCCAAAGTATTGCAAGTAGCTTTTCCAAAACAACATTTGTCTGCTGTTCTCAGGCAAACacgcgcaaaaaaaaaaaatactaacagCAAATGATACATTCTGGCACAGAGTGAATTAGCGATTAAGTGAATGGGGTAACTGCTCTACAGAACTAGATTCTCCTTTACATTATAAAATAAGGAACATATGGAAGTTGTCACACCACATTTGACCAGTCATTCTCTTTACATCATATACATGCTCTGCTATTTGAGGTTTCTTTACGTCGTCTCCCTATGTCCCTCTAAATCATGCCTGAAGAGAGATCCAGGGAGTAGACTGAGGATATCAGCAATATTTTTAAGAGACAAGTCTGCTTCGCGCTGTAAAAAGCTCTATTCACATCATCCAGTCTGAATTCAAAATCTgaaccaaaacaaagcaacaaagtCCTTGCCGTTAGCAGGGAAGGCTGATGTAATTTTTTACCAAGTGTTTACCATCACTGAAAGGCTGGTCATTTGGTGCTCAGACCTGCTGTGTTTCACTGGATGATTTCTTTTCCATCACAGAAGAAATAAGAAGCCACTTACTGTCAGTTCTCAAGAAGTAAATGATAGGCAGTTGTAGCTCCCAGCAAACTGCTTTCTACAATTTCAGTGCAAAATATGCACTTATTATTCCACTTGCTGTCAATAGTACACTGAAGTTTGGACAGAAGAAGACAACAGAGATGTTGGATCGTTTAGGGTACGACTAACATGAAGAACGGAATCATTCAAACAGAGTGACCAtgactaactgactgaatgGGTTACGTCAATCACATGTGACATGCCTGCCATTTACAGGTTattcaaagttgtttttttttgaaagctcaAAATACCTCCTGTCATGTGGAtggaacacaaacaaagaagttaaaataagaaataaggcTACTTATACCGACGCCTATTACGTGATGCCTACATGGGAAGTTAGACTACACAATGGTGAATTTGAATGGCCAGTGACTTGGGGACTATGACTATGTTATAACTAAGTTAGAACATGCGGGTATATGTGCACAGGCTAATTTTATTGGGCGACAAGTTCTTTCAGAGGGCAGCTGTGCAAGTGTCTGTACCAGTTTTCTTGCACCCTCATGTTCATTACAAATTCTCATTGAAGAGTTTTCTAATTGACCTACTTGCATCTAGAGCTCATCAGTCGGAGAGATGAGGTTCAGTGCCAACACAAAATTTCTGCAGCACTGAAAAGGCTTTACaacatgcattttttatttttttttactcgcgGACTTAATCTCTCTATAACTGTTAAAGTATGATGTACCCAAACTCTAACTTTGGGTATTTCGATGAATAATTAATTTTAGTCATGCCTGACTGTGGCAGATATCCAGAGATAAGCTGGGAGCTGATTTTAATGCTTTGTCGCGAAAGGAAAGCTAGCCAGATGTAAGTAATCACAAGGTGCTATGGTAATACATGCTTTAAGCCTGTGATGAATTACACCCACCTGTCTGACAGTATAAGAGCTTTAAACAGTCATCAGCTAAAGATTTATTCATTCTCCATGTTGCATATTAATGCTGACATGTCAATAAGACTGACACTGTTTAGACATCTCATACCATCTCATTAGAAGTATCTCTGCTAAGGCCTGAGTCATTAATGAGTTGCAGCTTAAAAAGCCTGCATCATCACCAGGGAAGAGTATAGGCCTACTTCATTTAGAGTTGTAAAGCTTTTACGCTACAACTGGATACACACTTGCTTCAAAGAAAGGTCATATAAACTATACAAAATAAGATAAAGCCTCTTACTTCTTTAGAGTAGGAGAGAGGTCCCAAAAGGTTAATCCCAGAAAATTAGGATGGACAAGATGGACAGCTGTGGAAGAgcaatgcgtgtgtgtgtgtgtgtgagagagagagagagagagagagagagtgagagcaagagagagagagagaaagagagagagagagagagagagaaagagagcagccTTGATCTGCTTGGTTAAGGGTAATGACTGAGCATAAATCAGATGAATTCTTAGCCAGCTCTGgagcagaaatgtaaaaaacatGATTATGATACAGTACTAAGACCTTCAGCGGCCACCGCACTTAGTCCCTCAGAAAAATAGTCCACTCTAATGGAGGTACAACAAATACCCAACAAATAGTCTCTatttttcacattaacacataatTACTGGCAGAGAGTCAACAAAACACTCAAGCCCAAGCTCAATATGTAAACACTGGAAATGTCTTCATCTGCAAGATACATTCttctggatgagagagagggaggcagaacagagagagagagagagagagagagagagagagagactggggcaGTCGTCCAAGAGGAAGACATGTTCCCATAGAGGTTGGAGAGACTTTTGGGTGCGTGTGGCGTGTAGGGCAGGGCTTGGACTGGGCTGTCAGAACATGTCAGAGAAGGGGAACAGAGTCACACAGTGGTGCCAAACGGGATATGGTTTCTGAATACAACTGATTTCATTATTAACGCATCCATTTCCTGTTACACGTATAAATTGATTCAGTAGGCCTGTAATAAACAAAAAGTTTATCAGTCTCTCTGGAAAACACTGGTATAAACGAGTCGCCCAATATTTTTTTGCCATTTGCTATTTTTGCTACGGCAGTTTTACCCATTGAATGGACATTTAATAAAGCTAAGAcccaaatgttttgaaatgtatgttGTAACTTTGCATTCATCATTGCCAATAGGAAATGTGGAACCTTAATTCACTGATGAAATTGGGATGGCTTATTGGTAATGAGAGAAAAAtttctgactttgtgtgtgcgcgcgcgcgtgcgtgtgtgtgtgtgtgtgtgtgtgtgtaagcctcaAAATAACCTAATCAGCTAAACCGACTGAAGTTAATAGCCATACCACTTATGAGTCATGCAGCATAAACTTGTTTGACCTTTCCAGTCTTACTTGAATTTGTTCTTGTAAAGACAGGGCCGAATGAGTATAATAACCTGCTCAAAGACACTGCTAAAACACAGGTCAGATGTCCGCCTTGAACAGCAGAAGTGCAACAGAGTGGAAAGCAATTGCTATGTCAGCACTAACAGAGCAcaataaagcaaagcaaagcagaaaataATCAATCAGaaactttctccctctcctccattaCACTGCGCCGTAGCATCACGCGGGGCGGCCCGCCAAGCCGCAATGTGGATGACTTTTTTCCAAGTTAGCAGTACTGCAGGACCTCATGCGATGAAATTTCCTCGCGTTAACAGATTAGCCACGTAGCAATAGCCATGTGAGTACAGATGAGACGTCTCTCTCCCCACATCAGATCATTACTGGCTTACCCCTCTGAAGGCACTCGTAGGCAATGTCATCTTAATTTAATTAAGTGAAACATCATACCAACATCATTTCAGGAGCTTCATCAAAAATCAGCGAAAACAAGTTCAACCCATTACTGGTGCTACACGGAACTCAATATCAACAGTGACATATGATCCAAGCAAAAACGGATTGAGAGACAACTCATATAGACTGCATATACAGCCAATCGCCTACAAATTGAGCCATATCCAGTTGACATGTCCATTAGACAAGGATAACATGCATCAGGTCTGAGAGGTTGAGTTGCAATAGCAAGTaaacccccccgccccatccCAATCATTACTCACTCACTGAGCTTGGAGAAAATCCAATGCTTGCCCCAGTCTTGGTTTCAGATCAATATTACCCACAAAGGATCAACAGTGAGAAAGAATAAGAGAAGTCCGTAGGGTACTACCCAAGGACAGTTAATTTAGATCTgtgctctctcctcttcataCATCACTCACCAGACAGGGACAAGCACAAAGTTGAACCAGATTTGTGGGCCACAAAGGATGGGGCAGTTTATGTACTGCACAGTcgaaaaaacccaaaaaaacccaacaacttCTGAGAGGTTTATTTGCTTTGTGTAGCCTTTGTGTGAAACAGTTTAGTCTAAACTAGATTTGAATAAACAGAAAGCATTGCAACTGCTATGTGGTCACAGAAAAACCGAAATGACACTGCCAAGATTAGCACTCAATACTAAAATGCCAAATGGCAGTATACTGAGTTTGTGCCTAATTGGTTTCTATGAGCTTGTGTTTAAATGCATTAACCCAGTGAATGAGGGGGCCTCACAGCGTTTGCCAAAGGCAAAGAGTTTAAATCTGTCTGTGAGGGATTCAGTGGTCTTgcccagatacacacagagtcagttcCAGTAACATTCTCTTACAATTCAGCTCATTATGGCTATAGTCAGAAATGGAAGCGGAGagctgattccagatcagtagTTGCGAGAAGCAAAGCAATCAAGACCAATCCAAAAGCTACTTTAGCCAGCTTCAGTCCCTATTTCCAGTGCACAAAAGCAGAAAGaaacttcatttttaatgaggaaGTCAGAAGTAAAATAAATAGGGAACTAACAAGAGTATGGTAACAGAGGGCTTAGCAGTCTACAACATGGTTCAGTGCAGCTCAGAATTTATACACAACCTTATGCCATGCTGACCTTTAAGTAAAGTTTAGCTAGATATGCAGATACAGGAGGGGTCAGAGTGTTCTAAAAAGGCATCAAAATTGAAAGATTACTGAAAATCTGCAAAATGCCCTAAGCGATGAACACTACATTTCACAAGTGTGA
This window encodes:
- the mtus2b gene encoding microtubule-associated tumor suppressor candidate 2, giving the protein MSVKDEHFGPVDSRLEEGQSEIRNNNRQTGVATDGDANANEIQRGDGNATEVIGTFSSLVSHSEEQDKIIIWGTDSQCDDPELAEFEMLECQELEAYLVEEDETYCKDSGAIAKHLSYKATPAEAMRSKDDSGEDKSASQHFSKEHEPADSQISNHKGIETERTGAEYSSENDVFVSCLSTMSSLTSQSCLTISDRSRSTSHGDGAQVHYGKSTTHVGSVDLNLNSTVLAEEPILEAQENQPAQDMRISPCKESSGPLTNSVSECNWSISNAKREHNQTVSSHQDTEDTQCLPVEEHELRHEPSVQRKGYTEAKTISDQQCLKQAIKSESIQSLSATEKTQQEIGHKIHSKQFQGEENSDLGRKTSESGSKGTTTHPLGTESKAFKKQGSFERARSASPSSLEKRRPWGSPSRPATPPSPKTQWSPRRRVLSSPAKAASPRATSQERSDSPQRSGIRPPSKSHLSSSIPKPIPPPQPPKAEPESKNLKSSPPQKPKNVRPKIITYVRKNPQVKTHSAEGPYEVSTLPPRLTAYTSPSATKEQKAGGSKASPVLSSSNILYDKYRQEMQRTGHYSPGLHVTGLRPPGHSGPHKLVGKSESFHGELPEKYLYEVGRGSGGPSAPQFTPHEVAGVYRSPRTLRPQLGVGAVARQPAAKNRIMMTGQRSSLTLSHPISAAQPTHFFQDATVEQKKPPPETAPKSLLPKPGQSGLRPPGFSHLPAARLAAFGFVRSASVSSVSSNQSNDSTHSDPCRPSTRPSSGSEETPPHKPSLPPGETSRPSSRGSPQPPNTPAPTRRSLIPPPRSSPVASRKEFQKDADVARPPLSSPKRFAVVSPKPQSPVRQKSCVARLGGSGGGVQVEAVDVERAVLLQRLREHCEEQSRQIHSLQAELKKATLGLEVFAITTQHFCLKSENAAVKERELSLELARIRDEVADTVARWERLQGEKQDLEQRFERELRSLREQQQSELEALQERLKAQHLAEIELLRQEQGGQLQLLRSQHQDQMEKMNESHEAAMCEMDSTHSATLATLQEEHARTVKNLKMAHEQQIKSLEEEFEKLRLSLQDQVDTLTFQNRSLRDRAKRFEEALRKSTDEQIVDALAPYQHIEEDLKSLKEVLEMKNQQIHEQELKIAELEKMAQKNVVLEERVQVLQQQNEDLKARIDLNLAISRQLSEENANLQEYVEKESNEKKRLSRTNEELLWRLQTGELSPHMSPTQSPMHRASSGPSSPSRLQQFPR